TTTTGGATCATTTAAGAGCGAGTGGGTATCGCATTTTATCCGAGGAGAGTGGTTTGTCATCTGAGAGCATCCCAGGCGAGTCTCTGCGGCGGCCTCAGCAAATCATGAGTGCATCCGAGCCTATTTGGATTATCGATCCCTTGGATGGTACCTATAATTTTACCAGGGGTTTTCCTGCATGTTGCGTGTCGATTGCCCTATGGGCTGCGAACCAGCCATTGTTGGGAGTCGTGTATGACTTTACTTCCGAAGCGATGTATTCGGGTATTGTGGGACTAGGGGCGACTTGTAATGGAGTGTCGATCTTTGTTTCTGATACGGATGAGTTGCAACATGCCGCTCTCGCCACGGGCTTTCCGAGTGCACGGGATTTTAGTCATTCCTCTCTGGTGAGCTTTGTGCAGCAGGTTCAGGAGTTCAAAAAAATACGAATGATTGGCTCTGCGGCATTATCGCATGCCTATGTCGCATCGGGCATCCTGGACGCTTACTTTGAAGAAGATATTTGGCTATGGGATGTGGC
The nucleotide sequence above comes from Coraliomargarita algicola. Encoded proteins:
- a CDS encoding inositol monophosphatase family protein, which produces MSVELSNEVSRELLLLAEQAARKAGALLRGAYASDAGVQSTVGKDIKTEADQAAEQYILDHLRASGYRILSEESGLSSESIPGESLRRPQQIMSASEPIWIIDPLDGTYNFTRGFPACCVSIALWAANQPLLGVVYDFTSEAMYSGIVGLGATCNGVSIFVSDTDELQHAALATGFPSARDFSHSSLVSFVQQVQEFKKIRMIGSAALSHAYVASGILDAYFEEDIWLWDVAAGLALVKAAGGGFSISNIKDSWQLTVMASNLKIPFSL